Proteins encoded together in one Mastacembelus armatus chromosome 15, fMasArm1.2, whole genome shotgun sequence window:
- the LOC113132223 gene encoding pyridoxal kinase-like isoform X3 encodes MMTTEAALICYSHWKGQVLTADELHVLYEGIKLNNVHHYDYVLTGYTRDTSFLEMVVDIVQELKRANPNLVYVCDPVLGDHGSMYVPQNLYPVYKNKVVPVADIITPNQFEAELLTGKNISTEKDAVEVMDLLHAMGPDTVVITSSDLPSRLGDRFLVSLGSQRHVRPDGSRTTQRVRIEVPKVDAVFVGTGDLFAAMLLAWTHHYPNDLKTACEKTFSVMHHVIQRTISYAHELAGPGRRPSPPQLELRMIQSKADIEDPAIVTEATVIS; translated from the exons atGATGACGACAGAAGCAGCTCTTATCT gTTATTCTCATTGGAAAGGTCAGGTGTTGACAGCAGATGAGCTGCATGTTCTTTATGAAGGCATCAAACTGAACAATGTACACCACTATGACTATGTTTTAACAG gGTATACCAGAGACACATCCTTCTTAGAGATGGTGGTGGACATTGTTCAGGAGCTAAAGAGAGCCAACCCCAACCTGGTGTATG TGTGTGACCCTGTGCTCGGTGATCATGGATCTATG TACGTTCCTCAGAATCTTTATCCGGTCTATAAGAACAAGGTGGTCCCTGTTGCTGACATTATTACTCCGAACCAGTTTGAGGCTGA ATTATTGACAGGGaaaaacatcagcacagagaaggATGCTGTAGAG gtAATGGATCTTCTCCATGCTATGGGTCCAGACACAGTGGTTATCACCTCCTCTGATCTGCCCTCCAGACTGGGAGACCGCTTCCTTGTGTCTTTGGGCAGCCAGCGTCACG TTCGTCCAGATGGCAGCAGGACGACACAGCGAGTTCGAATAGAAGTTCCCAAGGTGGATGCCGTCTTTGTAGGAACCGGAGATTTGTTTGCTGCTATGCTGCTAGCATGGACACACCACTATCCTAATGACCTAAAg ACAGCCTGTGAGAAGACTTTTTCAGTGATGCACCATGTTATCCAGAGGACCATATCTTATGCTCACG AGTTAGCAGGTCCTGGTCGAAGGCCCAGTCCGCCCCAGCTGGAGCTAAGGATGATTCAAAGTAAAGCTGACATCGAAGACCCTGCTATAGTTACGGAGGCCACAGTCATATCCTAA
- the LOC113132223 gene encoding pyridoxal kinase-like isoform X1: MECRVLSIQSHVVRGYVGNKSASFPLQVLGFEVDSINSVQFSNHTGYSHWKGQVLTADELHVLYEGIKLNNVHHYDYVLTGYTRDTSFLEMVVDIVQELKRANPNLVYVCDPVLGDHGSMYVPQNLYPVYKNKVVPVADIITPNQFEAELLTGKNISTEKDAVEVMDLLHAMGPDTVVITSSDLPSRLGDRFLVSLGSQRHVRPDGSRTTQRVRIEVPKVDAVFVGTGDLFAAMLLAWTHHYPNDLKTACEKTFSVMHHVIQRTISYAHELAGPGRRPSPPQLELRMIQSKADIEDPAIVTEATVIS, encoded by the exons GTTTTAGGGTTTGAGGTGGACTCAATCAACTCTGTCCAGTTCTCCAACCACACAG gTTATTCTCATTGGAAAGGTCAGGTGTTGACAGCAGATGAGCTGCATGTTCTTTATGAAGGCATCAAACTGAACAATGTACACCACTATGACTATGTTTTAACAG gGTATACCAGAGACACATCCTTCTTAGAGATGGTGGTGGACATTGTTCAGGAGCTAAAGAGAGCCAACCCCAACCTGGTGTATG TGTGTGACCCTGTGCTCGGTGATCATGGATCTATG TACGTTCCTCAGAATCTTTATCCGGTCTATAAGAACAAGGTGGTCCCTGTTGCTGACATTATTACTCCGAACCAGTTTGAGGCTGA ATTATTGACAGGGaaaaacatcagcacagagaaggATGCTGTAGAG gtAATGGATCTTCTCCATGCTATGGGTCCAGACACAGTGGTTATCACCTCCTCTGATCTGCCCTCCAGACTGGGAGACCGCTTCCTTGTGTCTTTGGGCAGCCAGCGTCACG TTCGTCCAGATGGCAGCAGGACGACACAGCGAGTTCGAATAGAAGTTCCCAAGGTGGATGCCGTCTTTGTAGGAACCGGAGATTTGTTTGCTGCTATGCTGCTAGCATGGACACACCACTATCCTAATGACCTAAAg ACAGCCTGTGAGAAGACTTTTTCAGTGATGCACCATGTTATCCAGAGGACCATATCTTATGCTCACG AGTTAGCAGGTCCTGGTCGAAGGCCCAGTCCGCCCCAGCTGGAGCTAAGGATGATTCAAAGTAAAGCTGACATCGAAGACCCTGCTATAGTTACGGAGGCCACAGTCATATCCTAA
- the LOC113132223 gene encoding pyridoxal kinase-like isoform X2, with product MSDVHHRMFTLGFTSHACSTYSYSHWKGQVLTADELHVLYEGIKLNNVHHYDYVLTGYTRDTSFLEMVVDIVQELKRANPNLVYVCDPVLGDHGSMYVPQNLYPVYKNKVVPVADIITPNQFEAELLTGKNISTEKDAVEVMDLLHAMGPDTVVITSSDLPSRLGDRFLVSLGSQRHVRPDGSRTTQRVRIEVPKVDAVFVGTGDLFAAMLLAWTHHYPNDLKTACEKTFSVMHHVIQRTISYAHELAGPGRRPSPPQLELRMIQSKADIEDPAIVTEATVIS from the exons ATGTCTGACGTGCATCACCGCATGTTTACATTGGGATTCACGTCACACGCatgcagtacataca gTTATTCTCATTGGAAAGGTCAGGTGTTGACAGCAGATGAGCTGCATGTTCTTTATGAAGGCATCAAACTGAACAATGTACACCACTATGACTATGTTTTAACAG gGTATACCAGAGACACATCCTTCTTAGAGATGGTGGTGGACATTGTTCAGGAGCTAAAGAGAGCCAACCCCAACCTGGTGTATG TGTGTGACCCTGTGCTCGGTGATCATGGATCTATG TACGTTCCTCAGAATCTTTATCCGGTCTATAAGAACAAGGTGGTCCCTGTTGCTGACATTATTACTCCGAACCAGTTTGAGGCTGA ATTATTGACAGGGaaaaacatcagcacagagaaggATGCTGTAGAG gtAATGGATCTTCTCCATGCTATGGGTCCAGACACAGTGGTTATCACCTCCTCTGATCTGCCCTCCAGACTGGGAGACCGCTTCCTTGTGTCTTTGGGCAGCCAGCGTCACG TTCGTCCAGATGGCAGCAGGACGACACAGCGAGTTCGAATAGAAGTTCCCAAGGTGGATGCCGTCTTTGTAGGAACCGGAGATTTGTTTGCTGCTATGCTGCTAGCATGGACACACCACTATCCTAATGACCTAAAg ACAGCCTGTGAGAAGACTTTTTCAGTGATGCACCATGTTATCCAGAGGACCATATCTTATGCTCACG AGTTAGCAGGTCCTGGTCGAAGGCCCAGTCCGCCCCAGCTGGAGCTAAGGATGATTCAAAGTAAAGCTGACATCGAAGACCCTGCTATAGTTACGGAGGCCACAGTCATATCCTAA